The following are encoded together in the Pungitius pungitius chromosome 7, fPunPun2.1, whole genome shotgun sequence genome:
- the zgc:113223 gene encoding tetraspanin-33, with translation MRGYRAIKYTLFICCHVFWVVSAVLAAVGIYAKIAKEKDVVDTLMLDPALLLIVVGSAMFLITFLGCFGALRNATCLLKTFLGILTAILLLQIAAGVVGYLFTDTVMERTEMLMMKAIVRYREDQDLENAIDFIQKKFQCCGVESYKDWSRNVYFECTETNPSLEACGVPFSCCINLQNQTVVNTMCGYGMQPLQEKAAGLNVFTMGCLEKIVWWAKHNLLLVAGLTGGLLLLEVCMICLAAAQISRIKKVHQLKNAKATRSRLERKDSSWYPAFADFDESDHGDGEK, from the exons GTTGTGAGCGCCGTGCTCGCAGCAGTCGGGATCTACGCCAAAATTGCAAAGGAGAAAG atgtgGTTGACACCCTGATGTTGGATCCAGCTCTGCTCCTGATCGTCGTTGGTTCAGCGATGTTTCTCATCACGTTCCTCGGATGTTTCGGGGCCCTGCGTAACGCCACCTGCCTGCTGAAGACG TTTCTGGGGATCCTGACGGCCATCCTCCTGCTTCAGATTGCTGCTGGGGTTGTGGGATACCTCTTCACTGACACG gtgatggagaggacagaGATGCTGATGATGAAGGCCATCGTCCGCTACAGGGAGGACCAGGACCTGGAGAACGCCATCGACTTTATCCAGAAGAAG TTTCAGTGCTGCGGGGTTGAGAGCTATAAGGACTGGTCCCGTAATGTCTACTTTGAATGCACAGAGACAAACCCCAGCCTGGAAGCCTGCGGAGTTCCCTTCTCCTGCTGCATTAACTTGCAGAACCAG ACGGTGGTGAACACCATGTGTGGTTATGGCATGCAGCCGCTGCAGGAGAAAGCGGCCGGCCTGAACGTCTTCACCATGGGCTGCCTGGAGAAGATAGTCTGGTGGGCAAAACacaacctgctgctggtggccgGTCTGACCGGCGGCCTTCTGCTGCTCGAG GTCTGCATGATCTGCTTGGCTGCAGCCCAAATCTCCAGGATAAAGAAAGTACATCAGCTTAAGAACGCAAAAGCAACGAGAAGCCGGTTGGAAAGGAAGGACAGCTCCTGGTATCCTGCTTTTGCAGACTTCGATGAAAGTGAtcatggagatggagagaaataa